In the genome of Brassica rapa cultivar Chiifu-401-42 unplaced genomic scaffold, CAAS_Brap_v3.01 Scaffold0110, whole genome shotgun sequence, the window gaactagtgattgtctatgagactgttaagaagttgtgtattgaatctaatgtttctaagtaatacaaagtttatacattgttattccgctgtgcaatctattcctttgtttatgaacctcatattcgaatatgacttagtaaagaaaagacttagaatgaatcagacaagcaaagaaattaataagtaagcattcgtatccagttgggtcgagagaccaggaacgggtcttacaagcaCACTGATGTCCGAATAatgactagtacgtttcctcgaaccatggccatccCAATGATCCTGTTCAGGATCCGAGATGTTAcatggcccacgtgggctgtctgttcagtacacacaggatgtccgcgtgtgtccgtcaggacacacaggacgtccgtggctgtccgtcagcacacacagaacgtctgtggctatccatcagtacacatatcagcacgctggtccttcccttggctgatcagtacatatatcagcacgctgaccacacatatcagcatgctcgtccttcccatggactgttcgtgtactgattttagacaactgatgcaccatgtcagtacacatatcagcacgctggccctttccgtgaactgttcatgtactgatctggacatgagctcgagttttgatggactggactttACAAGtgagtctgattgatgctagcccgagttctaatgaactgatggtccaagtgtacttatgctggctcgacttttcataatcccaccaagtgttaacatttttcccttggtttttattgtggtatgatcgaggccaagcgtactgaagggcaagcgtactgaagggatgaatgaaaactcttttgggttttaatgctcccatcaggatgcttttggccgagacttgtggacatgcgggctgcatttcatccgccaatctgaaatattaggacgagagtgaatttcaccaagtaaaaatctcgaacctccgacgatgtcttcttatatacttgaatttttttgggttttttgtttttaatgttttggggcggaacgtgtgattggaaagggggcgggtcgaatcttagtgacaaagggctgaatctcagtggatcgtggcagcaaggccattctggcacttacaataccccgtcgcgtattttagtcatctgcaaaggattctaaccgccactcggtggtaattataattcaaggcggtctgaacggcgcttccgccgaacggacttagccaacgacacgtgcctttgggagccaaAGCTCCTACTGatggtcggcaatcgggcggcagtcgcatgcgtcgcttctagcccggattctgacttagaggcgttcagtcaaaATCCAGCGCATGGTAGCTTCgtgccactggcttttcaaccaagaacaatgaccaattgtgcgaatcaacggttcctctcgtactaggttgaattactattgcgacgcagGCAACAAACTAACCTGTTTCatgacggtctaaacccagctcacgttctgATGCggctgatatcactcaaattaccctaaagagtgttactctcatcaaaagaggttcagatgtagtacttagggatcgaatccacagagactctaggattactcaacagacttaaataattagaaatgaagatagactaagaggttttaatagttttaaaagcagtaaatgcTAAATCGAAAACAATAATGAAACGATAGATTGagttgaagtggtttcaagaatgggaaagcaactagattcaggtaaatctcaggtatgaaatgcatgcacttagtttagactaaagggtttaatggtttttgaactaaacaatgatttaaccggataggttatcttcactagatctcggatctcaactgtcgtattttaatctcgagagagtgtcgatcgatgtgacttgatgtacatcgaccgatacacctttgtaacaatcgaccgacagaacgatagttgcgtcgattgatggttattctagcgagctttgcgaacgggtttaacttgttctatatccttctcagaccaactgtcgttgcgccagagttagttagatcacgcaagtgggttcaggtattgaggggaaacggttagttcggctcaattaatcctaagatctaaaatgaaggtgatcaatctcaattttagcattaagttcacaagcaatgaaagaacaatcaaaacacctttttaatagtcatattagcagtacataatttcaaccatggtcagaaacctaaatctaacaattggtttactcaaacatattcatgagagacaaagtcatgatggtgtcaaataaactcaaatgaaacatagaacacaaatagatagagtaatagaaataaaggagttcaagatcttctctattttgcagtctcagatctatctctccaatcctaagctcttctaatggtagccaaaatgcccCTTCTCCAAACAAGGTATTTTGCAAGTGTCTCCCCTAAAATGAttcaaaaccctagtacatataccTTGACAGGTGGCTAGGGGCTTAAAttgcaaataatagatcttctaggaaatgaaatcttttaattcgcgATCACACTCGTGTGACtaggcatcgatcgatgcacatgtatgtttgtcgatcgatggcaagTGATTctgatcgaccgatgttgctcttcaagcgtcgatcgattttccttgcgtaaaagcattccaaaatgtcccaaatgtatcatttccttccattaggtgaataaacctgtaattgctttgaaaagactctaaaacatgattaatacatcttaaaactcttatataccatgtataaaaacgggtgaaaatcatggtatatcaactccctcAGACTTATCAttttacttgtcctcaagtCAAATCAATGGACAGTCTCTCTGGAAGAGGGTTGAGAACATCATGGACTCACAGATTTGAAACATGGAAATcatcacctctataatattgcattccacATCTAAAAGTTCCTTCTTACAGaaatacattatgcaatatcctagcttagcaaccaaagtcatctagccaacaatcttaactaatcttattatcaatctcctcaaccaacctcatttctcaatgtaaaaagtgtaagctttaccttgggagtatcgatcacaggatgctaAGACTTTCAGACAAGTATTCTGGATCTGCAGGTAAAAAGTTAGTTCCTATTTtcctctctctctaatctctctctTAAATCAAGTTCTGTTTTATTTCAAGACAGTGATTAAGATtcgacaggcttccatgaatcagaacttaatggtggttggcaccaagctctgttcacttctttttgacctatatccaagaatccCTTGTGAAGCGAgtcttgaagattgccgcctccaagtcccgttcgaATCCGTTTATTGGAGTCTTTGTGAATCAAGCCTttatggttttagccaccaagtcatgttcagactcatcctaattaaacaatagatcttatatttattattattattattttatatacatctAGAATAGGAATATTAattactaactaatctagggtcgaaattagagagaggaatgtgatatataattctacacaaggctttaccttccagacttgtctgaagaatccaatcccatgtataccaaaccccaagacaagcagtgaagtcaggttagtgttggaggttagctttGGTTCTTTCAAACAATCtagcaagtgtgtatagttgactggttgatccactttagcatctatagtactatctgcaatcagtaaatctagaatggtgctagaaagtggttagacattcaagtagaaatcatTAGTCCATAATCCCCTTtttgactcaataaaattatttttgaaaagatttttgacaaaacctcaagaaagtggtgttagtaactacctcccccagacttaaattacaccgTCTCGATGCAAAGTGCCCAAGGGTAGGTTAAAGGCAAGTTAGCTGGTTGAGAATGTTAGAGTAAACTGAAGTACCTATCCgtactacacatcgatcgatgtaatcctctccatatcgatcgatgttacttgccgagaatcgatcgatgtaatcctctccatatcgatcgatggcaaaGCACAGAAATTTTGCATGTGCTTGGAGTCGAACTTAAAGTTCCTGCCTAATGATAGCTCTGTTAGACAACCAAGCATAAGAAATAAGAAGCATTCCCAGACATAAGATATAAGTTTAAGAACATAAATCCTACACgttcagaaaataaaaagacaaatcctaatttctaaatctcctaaataatgctaataataagaataaatatggaaattactattaaatataaaaattctcttttttttataaaataaaatgggttgcctcccattcaCCGCTTaaattttaagtctttagctcgACTTCCTGATTAAACTAGTTATCAGGTTCATACAGCATTATGGGCGCTTTTGCTGGCGGTTTTgcccaataatgcttaactcgttGGCCGTTCACTATAAATTCCTGGCCTTTATCATTTTGTAAAGTGATAGCTCTGGAAGGTTGAACGTTTGTTACGGTGAAGGGTCCAGACCAGCgggattttagctttccaggaaataaagttaacctagagttataaaggaggacttgatcatcCGGTTCGAAGTGCCGGGATATGATCTTTTTATCGTGGTAAGCTTTAGttctttatttataaattttcgaaTATTCGATAGCTAAATTTCTGATTTTGATCAAGCTCGTTAAGCTGGATGAGTCTCCTTTCTGCAGCTGGCTTGATATCACAGTTCAAAAGTTTGGTAGCCCAAGCTGCTTTGTGGTCCAGTTCGACTGGTAAATGACATGATTTTCCATAAATGAGGTGGAATGGTGTTGTTCCTAGCGGCGTTTTGTAGGCGGTCCTGTAGgcccaaagtgcattatctagtttccttgaccaatcttttctggaggttcctatggttttctctaagatttccTTAATTTGTCGGTTAGAGACTTCTACTTCTCCACTGGTTTGTGGGTGGTAAGGTGTGGCTACTCTATGATGAACACCATTCTTTTTAAGCaatctatcaaagattttgttaatgaaatgagttccaccgtcactaatgactactcttgggactccaaatcttggaaagattgtactcttgaagagtttaataacCACATATGCATCATTGGTAGGAGAAGCTACtgcttcgacccatttggatacgtagtctacagcgactagtatatttttgtttccatatgaagacgggaagggtcccataaaatcgataccccatcaatcaaagacttcaacttcaagaatgaaCTTCTGTTCCATTTTgtgtcttttgctgatttttccacgtctttggcatctgtcacatTGGGTTATAAATGCGTGGACATCGCGAAAAGTGGTCGGCCACCAAAATCCTGCCTGGAGGATTTTCGAAACTGTTTTAAAGGTAGTGAAATGTCCTGCATAATCAGCTCCGTGacattggtaaataatgtccagaatttcagcttcggatacgcatcgtctgtatatgccatcagaacaatgcttatagaggtaaggttcatcccaatgatagcgtcttacttctctgaaaaatttcttcctcatatatcccttgagttcgtctggctcaacctcagctgccaaatagttaactatgtTAGCATACCAGGGTCAGTTATTTGAGTTTCTACCAATTGCGTCCACCTCCCGTTGTGATAATTCCTCCGGTGTAAGATTAATCTCATCACCGGAAACATTAACTTGTAAATTGAAGTTGATTTTAATAAACGGGGGTTCGTGATCTTGGTTATTGGAGAGTTGAGAAGTTACATCATTTtcgtcatcgatcgatgtatcacTATGTAAATCGACCGATATGCCATCCCTTTCATCGATCGATAGGtcttcagatgtgagagataTTTGACCGACGAAGGACGTATCTATGAGTGCAACATTCTCTGTGGGGAAGAAATCGTCTATAGGGAGATCATCCTCTATTCTGATCCGGGAAAGATGATCAGCcactacaaaaaaaaggatATATTGTGACTACATCTTGAGACGAACTGTCTCGGTCACAATTTAGTGACGTTTTTAATACGTAGTTGTGACTGTATTTTTTCGTCTTAATTCTGTAGTTGTTTCGTCACTATATTATGACGATGTAAGTCGTTGCTATATTTAGTCACAACTACAGACGTAATTGTTACTATAGTGATAAACGTAACGGTCGTGACGGTATTATGACTATACGTATCATCACAAATTGGATACGAAACGGTGACGGAAAGATACGTCTCTATTTGGTACGTAAATGTGACTCACCTTTAGTCATTAACTAATACCGACGAAAGATATATCTATTGTTGCAAACTTTTACATAAATGATGTAATAATTTTGTAGTTAATTAAAACCAAATATCTGATGTTTACTTTTTCACGATTTGTGACAAACCTTTGAGTCTATAAAAATAGTTGCAtaactatatttaaaattaagagAAATTCTTTTACAAACATATGTCaatgttacttttttttttattcagtgCATACCTATTTATAAGGACTAAGTCCTTATCTAATATGGAATatactttattatttcctttttatattataaattataatccTAATCTCTTTATACATAGCATACGTACGAGACTTAGAAAAACAGAAAAGAGTCCAATTTGATTCTCAAGCCATCTACTGTCGAGGAGAAGGAAAAAGAAGCTCTCTGCTGTAGAAAATAATGTCACTGAATAATGATATTAAAATTGCAAGAAAGTGGATGTATGAAAGAATCGATGGCTCCACTAATCAAGTTTCAGAAACTTTTTGTCAAGGTTTAGAGAGTTTTATGGAATTTGCTAAGAAACAACCTCTATTTCTCGAGAATGGCAAGCTTTTTTGTCCATGTTATAAGTGTGACAATGGAAGATTATTAGAAGAAAAATCTGTGTGGAGTCATCTATATAATAGGGGTTTTACATGCAACTACTGGGTTTGGATTTCTCACGGAGAGAATTATAATATTCTAAACAATCCTGAGAATATAATTGCTAGTGAAGATGCTTCTGGTTTTGACTCTCAAACCGAAACAGTAAATCCTTACGTGTCAATGGTATCAGATGCATATGCAGATGGTAATCAGGAAACTTCATTCGATCAGAATATGGAACAAGAGCCTAATGCTGAGGCTAAAaggttttacaatattttggaTGCTGCCAAACATCCAATTTATGATGGATGTAAAGAAGGTCTTTCACAACTTTCTTTAGCAGCTCGACTCATGAGTTTGAAGACAGATTATAATTTGCCTCAAAATTGTATGGATTCGATTTCTCAGATGATGCAAGAGTATTTGCCACAAGGTAACAATTCAATGAATTCTTACTATGATATAAAGAAGCTTATGCGGTCTTTAGGTTTACCTTATCAGAAAATTGATGTTTGCCAAGATAATTGTATGCTATTTTGGAAGGATTCCGCAAATCTAGAAAACTGTCTATTCTGCAAAAAAGACAGATATCGACCTACTCAAAAGTCTGGACAGAAAAAGGTTGCATAcaacaaaatgttttatttgcCGGTTGGAGATAGATTGAAGCGATTATATCAATCTAATAATACTGCAAGAGACATGAGATGGCACGCAGAACATACAATGAATGGTGGAGAAATGTGTCATCCTTCAGATGGAGAAGCATGGAAACATTTTCTTGAGGTATATCCTGAATTTGCATCTGAGTCGAGAAATATTTACCTTGGGTTATGCACGGATGGTTTTAATCCATTTGGTATGTCTGGACATAATTATTCGCTATGGCCTGTTATTCTGACTCCGTATAATATGCCACCTGAGATGTGCATGAAACAAGAATTTATGTTTCTAACCATTCTAGTCCCTGGTCCTAATCATCCTAAGAGAAGTCTTGATATATTTCTTCAGCCACTGATAGAAGAGTTAAAGGATCTGTGGGTTAATGGGATTGAGGCCTATGATATTTCTACTAAGGAGAACTTTATCTTACGAGCTGTGcttatgtggacaataagtgactttcctgctTATGCTATGCTTTCTGGATGGACAACTCATGGTCGATTGGCATGCCCTTATTGTATGGACCAGACTGATGCATTTCAGTTGAAGAATGGCAGAAaaacaagttggtttgattgtcatcgtcgttTTCTACCAGCAGATCATAGCTATCGGCGCAATaggaaaaatttt includes:
- the LOC117129743 gene encoding uncharacterized protein LOC117129743; this translates as MSLNNDIKIARKWMYERIDGSTNQVSETFCQGLESFMEFAKKQPLFLENGKLFCPCYKCDNGRLLEEKSVWSHLYNRGFTCNYWVWISHGENYNILNNPENIIASEDASGFDSQTETVNPYVSMVSDAYADGNQETSFDQNMEQEPNAEAKRFYNILDAAKHPIYDGCKEGLSQLSLAARLMSLKTDYNLPQNCMDSISQMMQEYLPQGNNSMNSYYDIKKLMRSLGLPYQKIDVCQDNCMLFWKDSANLENCLFCKKDRYRPTQKSGQKKVAYNKMFYLPVGDRLKRLYQSNNTARDMRWHAEHTMNGGEMCHPSDGEAWKHFLEVYPEFASESRNIYLGLCTDGFNPFGMSGHNYSLWPVILTPYNMPPEMCMKQEFMFLTILVPGPNHPKRSLDIFLQPLIEELKDLWVNGIEAYDISTKENFILRAVLMWTISDFPAYAMLSGWTTHGRLACPYCMDQTDAFQLKNGRKTSWFDCHRRFLPADHSYRRNRKNFKRGRVVTDDPPELLTGEEIWNEVNGLPKTVDCGGNHGRLKGYGDIHNWHKQSIFWELPYWKNHKLRHNLDVMHIEKNFFDNIINTLLNVPGKTKDGIKSRLDLEEYCNRKDLHLTTDGKVPIPIFRLQADAKTAFLKWLEKDVKFSDGYASSLSKFTIVMF